Proteins from one Hyperolius riggenbachi isolate aHypRig1 chromosome 4, aHypRig1.pri, whole genome shotgun sequence genomic window:
- the LOC137504768 gene encoding piggyBac transposable element-derived protein 4-like — MASSSRRRLSPRTLMQEFEDSEDEQMFFSDSSDSYVANMSSSDSESDSDDFTEEVESIRTWIAKDTTQNNPAPPRFPFTGEPGQKVPCDPNPLAYLKLFLDEAVIQIIVEETNRYAEQQPGPFRRFARGKRWEPVTQDEIWLFLAILILQGVVGKPRQTSYWSTNRLIATPFFGTVMSENRFSLIMKNLHFMNNETFDEATHPAPKLWKIYDLFQMVIRKFQSVYVPEKDVSVDESLMAYKGRLAWKQYISSKRARFGIKSFLLCESNSGYIWNAIIYTGKGTQFDPSYSQFGLASASVLSLISPLLGQGYCLTTDNYYTSPELYEYLIRHKTDSYGTVRPNRRNLPSAFSAQKLKPGEIVAWQKGKLMALRWKDKKDVSVLSTVHNTDTAAAKNRAGKTIQKPQVILDYNQTMGGVDRADQCITFYPVVRKQQRKYYKKIFRHLVEQCLWNSYVLYKKQNDRPLPHFDYILKVCEEICLQHQQPQTEANRPGRRASYVVNPVRLTGRHFVEHVPPTERKATPTRMCVVCCSKRGPNGKKVRKETRFYCPECDVGLCAVPCFKIFHTQEVY; from the coding sequence ATGGCTTCCAGCTCCCGTAGACGCCTCTCCCCGCGAACCCTGATGCAGGAGTTTGAGGACAGCGAGGATGAGCAGATGTTTTTCTCAGACTCAAGTGACAGCTATGTGGCGAACATGTCATCGTCTGACTCAGAGTCTGACAGCGATGACTTCACCGAAGAGGTCGAGAGCATCCGCACATGGATCGCTAAAGACACTACCCAGAATAATCCTGCCCCCCCACGATTCCCCTTTACAGGCGAACCCGGCCAAAAAGTTCCCTGTGATCCTAACCCCCTGGCctatttgaaactttttttggaCGAGGCCGTAATCCAAATTATAGTGGAGGAGACCAACCGCTATGCGGAACAGCAGCCTGGTCCATTCAGGAGGTTTGCTAGGGGAAAAAGGTGGGAACCAGTCACCCAGGATGAGATATGGCTATTCctggccatcctcatcctccagggGGTTGTGGGGAAACCCCGCCAGACATCATATTGGAGCACCAACCGACTGATTGCTACACCTTTTTTTGGGACTGTCATGTCAGAAAACAGATTTAGCCTCATCATGAAAAACCTGCATTTCATGAATAATGAGAcctttgatgaggccacccatcctgcCCCCAAACTGTGGAAGATCTACGACCTATTTCAAATGGTCATACGCAAATTTCAGTCCGTGTATGTTCCAGAAAAAGACGTTAGCGTGGATGAAAGCCTAATGGCGTATAAAGGGAGACTTGCCTGGAAACAGTATATCTCTTCCAAGCGTGCCAGATTTGGGATAAAATCGTTCCTATTGTGCGAATCTAATTCCGGATATATTTGGAATGCCATTATATACACTGGCAAAGGCACACAATTCGACCCCAGCTACAGCCAGTTTGGCCTTGCATCCGCCTCTGTCCTCTCCCTCATTTCACCGCTTCTTGGTCAGGGATATTGCCTGACCACAGATAATTACTATACCTCCCCTGAACTATATGAATACCTCATCAGACACAAGACTGATTCATATGGCACTGTCCGGCCTAACCGTCGCAATCTGCCATCAGCCTTTTCTGCTCAGAAGCTGAAGCCAGGGGAAATTGTGGCATGGCAGAAGGGTAAACTGATGGCCCTCCGCTGGAAGGACAAGAAAGATGTTTCCGTTTTGTCAACAGTCCATAAcactgacactgctgcagccaagaaTCGTGCTGGGAAGACAATCCAGAAACCCCAGGTCATTCTGGATTATAATCAGACAATGGGTGGGGTGGACCGTGCTGACCAGTGCATAACATTCTACCCCGTTGTGCGCAAACAGCAGCGCAAATATTACAAGAAAATCTTTAGACATCTGGTGGAGCAGTGTCTTTGGAATTCTTATGTCCTCTACAAGAAACAAAATGACAGGCCTCTTCCTCACTTTGACTACATTTTGAaggtttgtgaggaaatctgcttaCAACATCAGCAACCACAAACTGAGGCGAATAGACCAGGACGTCGTGCCTCCTATGTCGTAAATCCAGTGCGACTAACAGGACGTCATTTTGTAGAGCATGTGCCACCCACTGAGCGCAAAGCAACACCTACCCGCATGTGCGTTGTGTGCTGCTCTAAGAGGGGGCCGAATGGAAAAAAGGTGCGCAAGGAGACGCGCTTTTACTGCCCTGAATGTGATGTAGGACTTTGTGCTGTCCCTTGCTTTAAAATATTTCATACTCAGGAAGTGTATTGA